The window TATAAGGAGAAACAAAAATGAAACAACTTCCAAAACTTCTCGCAGTAGTGCTGTTACTGGCAATCATCAGTTCCTGCACAATGAATTTACCTGTTTGCGCTACTTCAAACCCAACAGGGGAAAAGCAAGGTGTTTATACCCAAGTAAGTATTTTGGGTTTTCTTCCTGTTGCGAATAAAAATGGGGCTATAGCCAAAGCAGCGGAAAATGGTGGTATAACCAATATTTCTACCGTGGATTATAACGCTACCTGGCTTCTCTTTCTGACAAAGTATGACACCATTGTAACAGGAAATTGATACTGTAGTGTTGTTTCCAGAGAACAGGTCTCTTTTATTTTGTTTCTGTTTTCAGTTAGGATGATAATTTCAGGAAAGGGAACAGAACATTGAGCTGTAGGAAATGAATTAGGAACGGTAACTTTGTAGTTGCCTGAAGGATGTTTAAAAGTAAGAAAAGCTTAGCGATATTCAAATAAGACAACGGGACTTTGATATATAAGCTACGCCGGCAAAAAGATATTTTTTGTTGGAAGAGGGGTTTACGCGTATTTTCTTAAT is drawn from Candidatus Cloacimonas sp. and contains these coding sequences:
- a CDS encoding TRL domain-containing protein, with amino-acid sequence MKQLPKLLAVVLLLAIISSCTMNLPVCATSNPTGEKQGVYTQVSILGFLPVANKNGAIAKAAENGGITNISTVDYNATWLLFLTKYDTIVTGN